The following proteins are co-located in the Solanum pennellii chromosome 1, SPENNV200 genome:
- the LOC107024116 gene encoding LOW QUALITY PROTEIN: uncharacterized protein LOC107024116 (The sequence of the model RefSeq protein was modified relative to this genomic sequence to represent the inferred CDS: inserted 1 base in 1 codon; substituted 1 base at 1 genomic stop codon), translated as MAISINSEVWFFIEEELNLMDETILNQSSSHHDSEDHRSSENRGVDSKHKVEALKANIAEVKAELKELKFTVDKHIADIKSYVDNSTKLIIKEIRLSRGEQIPEEQPEDNANQHAAQSDKDPTAMRTVSIGEHXPMSNTAAXKSTDGCFNVDVPTTSTSKPPTLDDYPDFTMTQIIALDPILNATTTPNVQTRHKNLGKYDSSPYIRMSEGKSSSNRVPIFFPIKHPFQNHNGFDVPDDIIEEFNKWGFKNVSSRRGRYKR; from the exons ATGGCAATCAG CATAAATTCAGAAGTATGGTTTTTTATAGAAGAAGAGTTAAATCTCATGGACGAAACCATTTTAAATCAGTCCAGCAGCCACCATGATTCGGAAGATCACAGATCGTCGGAAAATCGTGGCGTTGATAGTAAACATAAAGTTGAAGCATTGAAAGCTAATATTGCAGAG gttaaggcagagttgaaagaactcAAATTCACT GTTGACAAGCACATAGCTGATATCAAGAGTTATGTCGATAACTCGACCAAACTGATAATTAAAGAGATTCGATTGTCAAGAGGAGAACAAATACCAGAAGAACAACCAGa gGACAACGCCAATCAACATGCTGCACAATCTGATAAAGATCCAACAGCTATGCGTACAGTTTCAATTGGAGAAC GTCCAATGTCAAACACAGCTG CTTAAAAGTCAACTGATGGTTGTTTCAACGTTGACGTACCTACAACGTCAACATCAAAACCACCAACATTGGACGATTATCCTGATTTTACTATGACACAAATCATCGCACTTGATCCAATTCTTAATGCTACCACGACTCCAAATGTGCAAACAAGACATAAGAATCTAGGAAAATACGATTCTTCTCCTTATATCAGAATGTCGGAAGGGAAAAGCAGTTCAAATAGAGTACCTATATTCTTTCCAATCAAACATCCATTCCAAAATCACAATGGGTTTGATGTTCCAGATGACATAATTGAGGAGTTCAATAAATGGGGTTTTAAAAATGTGTCAAGCAGGCGTGGCAGGTATAAACGctga
- the LOC107008310 gene encoding lipoamide acyltransferase component of branched-chain alpha-keto acid dehydrogenase complex, mitochondrial, which yields MICRKIYQGKLPNSVLRQTIFRWFQSSVETPVTPVTSTVSSGKRIQSQLHCLRNYTPPFCSYTKSNASFTLRGCGFSTQAALDIPVGGIIDIPLAQTGEGIAECELIKWFVQEGDQVEEFQPLCEVQSDKATIEITSRYKGKISQILHVPGSIVKVGETLLKIGVDEILDPTETSDASEKMTSLESDFSGTSDISSVPAETKMGGVLSTPAVRNLAKQYSLDINDVPATGKGGRILKEDVINYAMQKGLINGAPACEQQNLSEVSPPIGGGYEDKTLQLRGYQRAMVKSMTLAAKIPHFHYVEEINCDALVELKTSFKNETSDPEIKHTFLPVLIKSLSMALTTHPMLNSRFSEESYEVILKGSHNIGIAMATPNGLVVPNIKNVQSLSILEITKELSRLLNCAKINKLSSDDISGGTITLSNIGGIGGKFGSPLVNSPEVAIIAMGRIQKIPHFAEDGNVCPASVMTINIGADHRVLDGATVARFCNDWKKFVEKPDLLLLHTR from the exons ATGATTTGCCGGAAAATTTATCAGGGCAAGCTCCCCAATTCCGTCCTCCGGCAGACCATTTTCCGGTGGTTTCAGTCTTCTGTTGAAACTCCGGTGACGCCTGTCACTTCGACTGTATCTAGTGGCAAGAGAATTCAGTCTCAACTTCACTGTCTTAGAAACTATACGCCGCCGTTTTGCTCATATACTAAG TCAAATGCTTCATTTACTCTAAGAGGGTGTGGTTTTTCAACTCAAGCTGCGTTGGATATTCCTGTTGGTGGGATAATTGATATACCTCTGGCGCAAACTGGTGAAGGCATTGCGGAATGTGAACTTATCAAATGGTTTGTTCAGGAG ggGGACCAGGTCGAAGAATTCCAACCTCTTTGTGAAGTTCAGAGTGACAAGGCAACAATTGAAATAACAAGTCGTTACAAGGgaaaaatttctcaaattcttCATGTTCCTGGTAGCATCGTAAAG GTTGGAGAAACACTTTTGAAGATCGGCGTTGATGAAATTCTTGATCCTACTGAGACTTCTGATGCTTCAGAAAAGATGACATCGCTGGAATCTGATTTCAGTGGCACAAGTGACATCAGCTCTGTGCCTGCAGAAACCAAGATGGGGGGAGTGTTATCCACACCTGCTGTCCGCAACCTTGCAAAGCAATATAGTTTGGACATAAATGATGTTCCTGCAACTGGGAAAGGTGGAAGGATACTTAAAGAGGACGTGATAAATTATGCAATGCAAAAAGGACTAATTAATGGAGCACCAGCATGTGAACAACAAAACCTCTCAGAGGTTTCACCTCCCATTGGAGGGGGATATGAAGATAAGACGCTTCAGCTAAG GGGTTATCAGCGTGCCATGGTTAAGTCAATGACATTAGCTGCAAAAATTCCACATTTTCATTATGTCGAAGAGATAAATTGTGATGCACTTGTGGAGCTCAAAACATCATTCAAGAATGAGACTTCTGATCCGGAGATCAAGCACACTTTCCTTCCTGTCCTCATAAAATCACTTTCGATGGCTTTAACTACACATCCAATGCTAAATAGTCGCTTCAGTGAGGAATCCTATGAGGTTATCCTAAAAG GGTCGCACAACATTGGAATAGCAATGGCTACTCCAAATGGTTTGGTTGTaccaaacataaaaaatgtTCAGTCTCTCTCAATCTTGGAG ATAACAAAGGAACTGTCACGGCTACTGAATTGCGCTAAGATAAACAAGCTTAGTTCGGATGATATATCAGGGGGAACTATTACTCTAAGCAATATTGGAGGAATTGGTGGAAAGTTTGGTTCCCCGCTTGTAAATTCACCTGAAGTTGCCATCATAGCAATGGGCCGGATCCAGAAAATTCCACACTTTGCTGAAGATGGGAATGTATGTCCTGCATCAGTCATGACG ATAAATATAGGTGCAGATCATAGAGTTCTTGATGGAGCAACTGTTGCAAGGTTCTGTAACGACTGGAAAAAGTTTGTGGAAAAGCCAGACCTCCTATTGTTGCATACAAGATAA